From Alienimonas californiensis, a single genomic window includes:
- a CDS encoding putative sodium/potassium/calcium exchanger, protein MSADAPSRQYLTFDEFIEAQVDKARTGIRWADLLTAAVGLAVLVLAYLSAFVVLDHWVIPGGFSPLMRGLLLGAVALAAAVWLGFKVVRPAMRRINRLYAADQIERHDPTLRGGLMNLLDGPGGANGQVRSAMQKRAAAALQKTDVDDAVDRRALIRFSTALLVLVVFACGYALLSPKAIGDSLARALLPSAPIAPVTRTRLLRVEPGNANVLAGEMLTVTAVVGGEIPKEVLVTYTTDDSRAVGAPVVLREAGDELTFEGVIAGPEGRGLTGPLTYTVTAGDAEAGPFRVTVSPAPHAELQSVSLTFPEYTRLEPFTQSTGAVDAVEGTVATFTATAALPVKRATLAFADDAAFDAPDERATMTVSEDGKTLTGAWTLTRRRDGSAPAFYRIEVTDAEGFKDPRPTVHPITVRPDEAPEVTLLDPEGDITRPANATVPLKITARDPDFRLSSLALRREKNGQPTAMEIPLWEGSERAVSLTHDWDLTDEQVEAGDVLTYWIEALDNQTPLFNHRNTPRLTITITEPVSEEQAEEQLKQDRERQAEQERQDRPENADENEPPKPGEEQEQEPGEQGEGEQGEGEQGEGEQGEGEQGEGEQGEGEQGEGEQGAEGEAGENGEGEGENQMGAAGENGAEGNAEGDQNADAQPGGDRSGEQGDSAGERVRADGSEDDKALEKMLEQLGKEPQDGQPQPGERQPGEEGGQQPQPGERPEAGEDSAGEDRGENQPGAGDSPRGQQPSGEREADGNAPSPAEERGEQEAGGGMNEPGDQPENERGAGPGGESAPGGSAGDEAPNEMGAGADQNGPAGENRDAGNPTAEGADPNAGDPGAPGEQRPAGDQPRGDNPNADPADGAGEQGADRTAGDPADAADAAPGEGAPPSGTDPGEPAGEMNQPPSGNPPPGDPAGNQNAPGEPGGSEQPGERQPGQPQPGQPQPGERRPGEPQPGEGTDSGEEPNERSMQDGERQPTDPPEGGPPEGERSEDGMPGGQQPGGEQPGEGDQPGGNEPGQGEQPGPGEQPGQGNQPGQGNQPGQGNQPGQGNQPGQGQQPGQGQQPGQGQQPGQGQQPGQGQQPGAGEQPGQGAQPGEGAGAGSGGNGGGSPNGGPNGANPSDGSSVDTPVDEANRDYARRATSLALDKLRDQLDRGEVDPELLKELGWTEDQMRRFADRLGERLNAPQQPADPREAARQKQFDALLESLGNRRRNAQALREGSQIEGTDQGEIGPRDLPVPPEFEDLYQTYRRSISRSGGGD, encoded by the coding sequence ATGAGCGCCGACGCCCCGTCCCGGCAGTACCTGACCTTCGATGAGTTCATCGAGGCCCAGGTCGACAAAGCCCGCACCGGCATTCGCTGGGCGGATCTGCTGACGGCGGCGGTGGGCCTGGCGGTGCTCGTGCTGGCTTACCTCAGCGCGTTTGTCGTGCTGGATCACTGGGTGATCCCCGGCGGGTTCAGCCCGCTGATGCGCGGTCTGCTGCTGGGCGCCGTCGCGCTGGCGGCGGCCGTTTGGCTGGGCTTCAAGGTGGTGCGGCCGGCGATGCGACGCATCAACCGGCTGTACGCCGCCGATCAGATCGAACGGCACGACCCCACGCTCCGCGGCGGTTTGATGAACCTCCTCGACGGCCCCGGCGGGGCGAACGGGCAGGTCCGCTCCGCCATGCAGAAGCGGGCCGCCGCGGCGTTGCAGAAGACGGACGTGGACGACGCCGTCGACCGCCGCGCGCTGATTCGGTTTTCCACCGCCCTGCTCGTGCTGGTGGTGTTCGCCTGCGGCTACGCGCTGCTCAGCCCGAAGGCGATCGGCGATTCCCTAGCTCGGGCCCTGCTGCCAAGTGCCCCTATCGCCCCGGTCACCCGCACCCGTCTGCTGCGGGTCGAGCCCGGCAACGCCAACGTGTTGGCCGGCGAGATGCTGACCGTCACCGCGGTGGTCGGCGGGGAGATCCCGAAGGAGGTGCTCGTCACCTACACGACCGACGACAGCCGGGCCGTCGGGGCGCCCGTGGTGCTGCGGGAGGCCGGCGACGAACTCACCTTTGAAGGCGTCATCGCCGGACCCGAGGGCCGCGGCCTGACCGGCCCGCTGACCTATACCGTCACCGCCGGCGACGCTGAGGCCGGGCCGTTCCGTGTGACCGTCTCCCCCGCCCCGCACGCGGAGTTGCAGTCGGTTTCGCTGACCTTCCCGGAATACACCCGGCTGGAACCCTTCACCCAGTCGACCGGCGCGGTGGACGCCGTCGAGGGCACGGTCGCCACGTTCACCGCGACCGCCGCCCTGCCGGTGAAGCGGGCGACGCTCGCTTTCGCCGACGACGCCGCCTTCGACGCCCCCGACGAGAGGGCGACGATGACCGTCTCCGAGGACGGCAAGACGCTCACCGGCGCCTGGACGCTCACCCGGCGTCGGGACGGCAGCGCCCCGGCCTTCTACCGGATCGAAGTGACTGACGCCGAGGGCTTCAAAGATCCTCGCCCCACCGTCCACCCGATCACGGTCCGCCCGGACGAGGCCCCGGAGGTCACGCTGCTGGACCCGGAAGGCGACATCACCCGCCCGGCGAACGCGACCGTCCCGCTGAAAATCACCGCCCGCGACCCGGACTTCCGGCTCAGCTCCCTCGCCTTGCGGCGGGAGAAGAACGGCCAGCCGACCGCGATGGAGATCCCGCTGTGGGAAGGTTCCGAGCGCGCCGTCTCCCTCACCCACGACTGGGATCTGACCGACGAGCAGGTCGAAGCCGGCGACGTCCTCACCTACTGGATCGAGGCCCTCGACAATCAAACGCCGCTCTTCAACCACCGCAACACCCCGCGGCTGACGATCACGATCACGGAGCCGGTCTCCGAGGAGCAGGCCGAGGAACAGCTCAAACAGGACCGCGAACGCCAGGCGGAGCAGGAACGCCAAGACCGCCCGGAGAACGCCGACGAGAACGAGCCGCCCAAGCCGGGCGAAGAGCAGGAACAGGAACCCGGCGAGCAGGGCGAGGGCGAGCAGGGCGAGGGCGAGCAGGGCGAGGGCGAGCAGGGCGAGGGCGAGCAGGGCGAGGGCGAGCAGGGCGAGGGCGAGCAGGGCGAGGGCGAGCAGGGCGCCGAGGGCGAGGCCGGCGAAAACGGCGAGGGCGAAGGCGAGAACCAGATGGGCGCCGCCGGCGAGAACGGCGCCGAAGGCAACGCCGAGGGCGACCAGAACGCGGACGCGCAGCCCGGCGGCGACCGCTCCGGCGAGCAAGGCGATTCGGCCGGCGAACGGGTCAGGGCGGACGGCTCCGAGGACGACAAAGCCCTCGAAAAAATGCTCGAGCAGCTCGGCAAAGAGCCGCAGGACGGACAGCCGCAGCCCGGCGAGCGGCAGCCCGGCGAAGAGGGCGGCCAACAACCGCAACCGGGCGAGCGCCCCGAGGCCGGCGAAGACAGTGCTGGTGAAGATCGCGGCGAAAATCAGCCGGGCGCCGGCGATTCCCCGCGCGGCCAGCAGCCTTCGGGAGAGCGTGAGGCGGACGGGAACGCCCCCTCCCCTGCCGAGGAACGCGGAGAACAGGAGGCCGGCGGCGGCATGAACGAACCCGGCGATCAGCCCGAGAACGAACGCGGTGCCGGCCCCGGCGGCGAGTCCGCCCCGGGGGGCTCGGCCGGTGACGAGGCCCCCAACGAAATGGGCGCCGGCGCCGACCAGAACGGCCCGGCCGGCGAGAACCGTGACGCCGGCAACCCCACCGCGGAGGGCGCCGATCCCAACGCCGGCGACCCCGGCGCGCCCGGCGAGCAACGCCCCGCCGGCGATCAGCCCCGCGGCGACAACCCGAACGCCGACCCCGCCGACGGTGCCGGCGAACAGGGCGCGGACCGCACCGCCGGCGACCCGGCCGACGCCGCGGACGCCGCCCCCGGCGAGGGTGCTCCCCCTTCAGGGACCGACCCGGGGGAGCCAGCCGGCGAGATGAACCAGCCGCCCTCCGGCAACCCGCCCCCCGGAGACCCCGCCGGCAACCAAAATGCCCCCGGCGAACCCGGCGGCTCCGAACAGCCCGGTGAGCGGCAACCGGGCCAACCGCAACCGGGCCAACCGCAACCGGGCGAGCGGCGGCCCGGTGAACCGCAGCCAGGCGAGGGCACAGACTCCGGCGAAGAGCCGAACGAGCGTTCGATGCAGGACGGCGAACGTCAGCCAACTGACCCGCCTGAGGGCGGCCCGCCGGAAGGTGAACGTTCCGAGGACGGTATGCCGGGCGGCCAACAACCCGGCGGTGAACAACCCGGCGAGGGCGACCAGCCGGGCGGTAATGAACCGGGCCAGGGCGAACAGCCCGGGCCCGGCGAGCAGCCCGGACAGGGCAACCAACCGGGTCAGGGCAACCAACCGGGTCAGGGCAACCAACCGGGTCAGGGCAACCAACCGGGCCAGGGCCAGCAGCCCGGTCAGGGCCAGCAGCCCGGTCAGGGCCAGCAGCCCGGTCAGGGCCAGCAGCCCGGTCAGGGCCAGCAGCCGGGCGCCGGCGAGCAGCCGGGTCAGGGAGCTCAGCCCGGCGAGGGCGCCGGGGCCGGGAGCGGGGGGAACGGCGGCGGCAGCCCGAACGGCGGACCGAACGGGGCGAATCCGTCCGACGGGTCCTCCGTGGACACGCCCGTCGACGAAGCCAACCGCGACTACGCCCGGCGGGCCACCTCGCTGGCCCTCGACAAGCTGCGGGACCAACTCGACCGCGGCGAGGTCGACCCGGAACTGCTGAAGGAACTCGGCTGGACCGAGGACCAGATGCGCCGGTTTGCCGACCGCCTCGGCGAGCGCCTCAACGCCCCGCAGCAGCCCGCCGACCCGCGGGAGGCCGCTCGGCAGAAGCAGTTCGACGCCCTCCTCGAATCGCTCGGCAACCGCCGCCGCAACGCGCAGGCGTTGCGGGAAGGTTCGCAGATCGAGGGCACCGATCAGGGCGAGATCGGCCCGCGCGACCTGCCGGTGCCGCCGGAGTTCGAGGATCTCTATCAGACCTACCGCCGCAGCATCAGCCGCTCCGGCGGCGGCGACTGA
- a CDS encoding glutamine amidotransferase codes for MNNPPPRPLPRSRPRGADAPTLASIFSSHAPLSLALNPAWSLTLTLLCGAALVGLVLWTYPPRVRHLSPGVRRTLLGLRLAGAALLTLALLRPELRREETETERPAILVLADVSRSMTIADEPGGATRFESMRSVLAASAPALAELGEDLEVLVATFDAARNPPPEPENAAAEGESPDPLAALPEEPTGDRTALGVVLGELVRTGVDLSSVVLLTDGAQRALPPDDADPRAAGALLAESGVRIFGVPFGSDGAPTAGLDLSVEDLRVDPVVFEKKLVPVSGVVRIVGGAGREFTVRLLTESPPARGPGDETQLAPVEPAADARPVVVVRPTTGSEEIPIELTFVPQIAGEMKLALQIEPVEGELKQTNNQRATVLSVRKGGIRVLYFDRLRPEVNALRRVNLSNKIQLDYVELPANPNALSPGLRLEAALFEPGRYDAFIIGDVAAEAFQEGNVDFLDNLAARVEDGAGLMMTGGLNSFGPGGWDRTALRNVLPVELPRGGAVDDFDPRTQIAGEVPMTPTRQGAQSYVMLLADPQANADVWRNLPPLEGANRLELKRNVPADVLAVGPDDVPLLIASEYGRSRVLAFAGDTTWLWPLSGFEAEHARFWRQVVLWLTRKEQDTDGPVFVVAEPRNVVPGRPARLRFGARDAEGNPVEDAQFTVEVTAPDGEVSMLSPRAAGPASPGQFRADAADTDVPGDYWVRVRATAASGDGAGALLGPDAVTRFIVDPRDLELDNPAADPALLADLARMTGGSVVPPEELPAFLARWAEEPPAAAESTVVARTPLYDQWWVPLLFVGLMGTEWYLRKKRGLV; via the coding sequence GTGAACAATCCGCCCCCGCGCCCGCTCCCGCGGTCGCGTCCACGGGGGGCTGACGCCCCCACGCTCGCCTCAATCTTTTCGAGCCACGCTCCGCTGTCCCTGGCCCTCAACCCCGCCTGGTCCCTCACGCTGACGCTGCTCTGCGGGGCGGCGCTGGTCGGGCTGGTGTTGTGGACCTACCCGCCGCGGGTGCGGCACCTCTCGCCGGGCGTGCGGCGGACGCTGCTGGGCCTGCGACTGGCGGGGGCGGCGCTGCTCACGCTCGCCCTGCTCCGCCCGGAACTGCGGCGGGAGGAGACCGAAACGGAACGCCCCGCGATCCTGGTGCTGGCGGACGTCTCGCGCAGCATGACCATCGCTGACGAACCCGGCGGGGCGACGCGGTTCGAATCGATGCGCTCCGTGCTGGCGGCCTCCGCCCCGGCGCTGGCGGAGCTGGGCGAGGATCTGGAGGTGCTCGTCGCCACCTTCGACGCCGCCCGCAACCCGCCGCCGGAGCCCGAGAACGCCGCGGCCGAGGGCGAATCGCCGGACCCGCTGGCCGCGCTGCCGGAGGAACCGACCGGCGACCGCACGGCGTTGGGGGTGGTGCTGGGGGAACTGGTGCGGACCGGCGTGGACCTCAGCAGCGTGGTGCTGCTGACCGACGGCGCCCAGCGGGCCCTGCCGCCGGACGACGCCGACCCCCGGGCCGCCGGCGCCCTGCTGGCGGAGTCCGGCGTGCGGATCTTCGGGGTGCCGTTCGGCAGCGACGGGGCGCCCACCGCGGGGCTGGACCTCTCCGTGGAGGACCTGCGGGTCGATCCCGTCGTCTTCGAGAAGAAACTCGTGCCGGTCTCCGGCGTGGTGCGGATCGTCGGCGGCGCCGGCCGCGAGTTCACCGTTCGTCTGCTGACTGAATCCCCCCCCGCCCGCGGCCCCGGCGACGAGACGCAACTGGCTCCGGTCGAACCCGCCGCCGACGCCCGCCCCGTGGTCGTCGTCCGCCCCACGACCGGCAGCGAGGAGATCCCGATCGAACTCACCTTCGTCCCGCAGATCGCTGGGGAGATGAAGCTCGCCCTGCAGATCGAGCCGGTCGAGGGCGAACTCAAGCAGACGAACAACCAGCGGGCCACCGTGCTCAGCGTCCGCAAGGGCGGCATCCGCGTGCTGTACTTCGACCGCCTGCGGCCGGAGGTGAACGCCCTGCGGCGGGTGAACCTGTCCAACAAGATTCAGCTCGACTACGTCGAACTGCCGGCGAACCCGAACGCCCTCTCGCCGGGCCTGCGGTTGGAAGCGGCCCTGTTCGAGCCCGGCCGGTACGACGCCTTCATCATCGGCGACGTGGCGGCGGAGGCCTTTCAGGAGGGGAACGTCGACTTCCTCGACAACCTCGCCGCCCGGGTGGAGGACGGCGCCGGTCTCATGATGACTGGCGGCCTGAACAGCTTCGGCCCCGGCGGCTGGGACCGTACGGCGCTGCGGAACGTGTTGCCGGTCGAGCTGCCCCGCGGCGGGGCCGTCGACGACTTCGACCCCCGCACCCAGATCGCCGGCGAAGTCCCGATGACCCCCACCCGGCAGGGCGCCCAGAGTTACGTCATGCTGCTCGCCGACCCCCAAGCGAACGCCGACGTCTGGCGGAACCTGCCGCCGCTCGAGGGGGCGAACCGGCTGGAACTGAAGCGAAACGTGCCCGCGGACGTGCTGGCCGTCGGGCCGGACGACGTGCCGCTGCTGATCGCCTCCGAGTACGGCCGCAGTCGCGTGCTGGCCTTCGCGGGGGACACCACCTGGCTGTGGCCGCTCTCCGGCTTCGAGGCGGAGCACGCCCGGTTCTGGCGGCAGGTCGTGCTCTGGCTGACGCGGAAGGAACAGGACACCGACGGCCCGGTCTTCGTCGTCGCCGAACCCCGGAACGTCGTGCCCGGCCGCCCGGCCCGGTTGCGGTTCGGCGCCCGCGACGCGGAGGGGAACCCGGTGGAGGACGCCCAGTTCACCGTCGAGGTGACCGCCCCGGACGGCGAGGTCTCCATGCTCTCCCCCCGCGCCGCCGGTCCGGCCTCCCCGGGGCAGTTCCGGGCCGACGCCGCCGACACCGACGTCCCCGGCGACTACTGGGTGCGGGTGCGGGCGACCGCCGCCTCCGGCGACGGAGCGGGCGCGCTGCTGGGGCCGGACGCCGTGACTCGGTTCATCGTCGATCCGCGGGACTTGGAACTGGACAACCCCGCCGCCGACCCGGCCCTGCTGGCGGATCTGGCCCGAATGACCGGCGGCAGCGTCGTGCCGCCGGAGGAACTGCCCGCCTTCCTCGCCCGCTGGGCCGAGGAACCGCCCGCCGCCGCCGAGAGCACCGTCGTCGCCCGCACCCCGCTGTACGACCAGTGGTGGGTCCCGCTGCTCTTCGTCGGCCTGATGGGCACGGAGTGGTACCTCCGCAAAAAGCGGGGGTTGGTCTGA
- a CDS encoding BatA domain-containing protein, whose translation MSLLHPGLLALLGLAAVPVALHFLLKPKPKKFPFPALRLIRDRRKSNSRRLKLRHLWLLLLRVLAIVLLVLAVVRPSLPAANYSFTTAEWITLAAVVAAVLIAYQILLARWRSQQRRGDLARHDLLYRRTLLRAGSTAGAFLLAALLVLWPYGRRVAAEVRAPVQAVTEDQPVAAVFLFDTSSSMGLVRAGENRLEAALDLAAEHADGFPPGSKLAVMTTAPGEAPRFAPDLFGAKTRMQQLEVRPVTVPLDGRLAAAIDLHERDRQQVAAELGLGDPSADNEDADAYVRAVYVFTDLARSAWGPGGRSELANTLAARERVQAFLVDVGVEGPENVALGVPRPSRQSGPVGGTVTVRAGVSRAPLFADSDGQIEDRGPLPIEVELRTGGVGEELAARGRQSVTLPPGGAAEVSFSVPIDAAGAVEGELALTGSDPLAFDDRRTFTIRAESPLRVAVVSDRLSDARAFSEALAPSLLPADRKPAVVTTVRTGDLAALDTAAFDVIYLLNARAPDAAGMAKLGAFAKAGGGLGVVLGSGADVLAYNVGPAAEWMPAELVGPLGFGVPERMIVSDPNHPVFAPFDPLGGTGALESRDVRRYFVVEPKPEVAVPAVLTDPQKRPPALLTHSVGAGRVALFTTALIVDDGDWSDLPDAGWSYLAFVKFLTRHLSGRSEQQFNFRAADTLVVPVTGTDAAEGGADVPAVLRRPDLSQRRLSIPADADQVAVTGADAPGRYSIARPQAPDGPTAQGRNAAGPALLGAFSVNLPEEESDLTAITTDELDARLGEGRYTLSRTAEELDLTTVRGRLGEEMFPYLLALLMAVFAGELIVGNRFYESEQSAPAPAPAVASTGG comes from the coding sequence GTGTCCCTCCTCCACCCCGGACTGCTCGCCCTGCTGGGCCTCGCCGCGGTGCCGGTGGCGCTGCACTTTCTGCTCAAGCCGAAGCCGAAGAAGTTCCCCTTCCCGGCCCTGCGGCTGATCCGCGATCGGCGGAAGTCGAACAGTCGCCGGCTCAAACTGCGGCATCTCTGGCTCCTGCTGCTCCGGGTTCTGGCGATCGTGTTGCTGGTACTCGCCGTGGTGCGGCCGAGCCTGCCGGCGGCGAACTACAGCTTCACCACCGCGGAGTGGATCACGCTGGCGGCCGTCGTCGCTGCGGTTCTGATTGCCTATCAGATCCTGCTGGCCCGCTGGCGGTCCCAGCAGCGGCGGGGGGATCTGGCCCGGCACGATCTGCTGTACCGCCGCACGCTGTTGCGGGCGGGCTCCACCGCGGGGGCGTTCCTGCTGGCCGCGTTGCTGGTGCTCTGGCCGTACGGCCGGCGGGTCGCCGCGGAGGTGCGGGCCCCCGTGCAGGCGGTGACGGAAGATCAGCCGGTCGCCGCGGTGTTCCTCTTCGACACCTCTTCCAGCATGGGGCTGGTGCGAGCCGGGGAGAACCGTTTGGAAGCGGCCCTGGACCTCGCCGCGGAACACGCCGACGGCTTCCCCCCCGGCAGCAAGCTGGCGGTCATGACGACCGCCCCCGGCGAGGCCCCGCGCTTCGCCCCGGATCTGTTCGGAGCGAAGACCCGCATGCAGCAGCTTGAGGTCCGCCCCGTGACCGTGCCGCTGGACGGCCGCCTCGCCGCCGCGATCGACCTGCACGAACGCGATCGGCAGCAGGTCGCCGCTGAGCTGGGATTGGGCGACCCGTCTGCCGACAACGAGGACGCCGACGCCTACGTCCGGGCCGTTTACGTCTTCACCGATCTGGCCCGCAGCGCCTGGGGACCGGGCGGACGCAGTGAGTTGGCGAACACGCTGGCCGCCCGGGAGCGGGTGCAGGCCTTCCTGGTGGACGTGGGGGTCGAGGGGCCGGAGAACGTCGCGCTCGGCGTGCCCCGCCCGTCGCGGCAGAGCGGCCCGGTCGGCGGCACGGTCACGGTGCGGGCCGGCGTCTCCCGGGCTCCGCTCTTTGCCGATTCCGACGGGCAGATCGAGGACCGCGGTCCGCTCCCGATCGAGGTCGAACTGCGAACCGGCGGCGTCGGCGAGGAGTTGGCGGCTCGCGGGCGGCAGTCGGTCACCCTGCCGCCGGGCGGGGCGGCGGAGGTGTCGTTCTCCGTGCCGATCGACGCTGCCGGGGCGGTCGAGGGGGAACTCGCTCTGACCGGCTCCGACCCGCTGGCCTTCGACGACCGCCGCACCTTCACGATCCGGGCCGAAAGCCCCCTGAGGGTGGCGGTGGTGTCGGATCGTCTGTCGGACGCCCGGGCGTTCAGCGAGGCTCTCGCCCCCAGCCTGCTGCCGGCAGACCGCAAGCCCGCCGTCGTCACGACCGTCCGCACCGGCGACTTGGCGGCGTTGGACACGGCTGCCTTCGACGTGATCTACCTGTTGAACGCCCGTGCGCCGGACGCCGCGGGCATGGCGAAGCTCGGCGCCTTCGCCAAGGCCGGCGGGGGTCTGGGGGTCGTGCTGGGCAGCGGGGCGGACGTGCTGGCCTATAACGTCGGCCCGGCGGCGGAGTGGATGCCGGCGGAGCTGGTCGGTCCGCTCGGCTTCGGCGTGCCGGAGCGGATGATCGTTTCCGACCCGAACCATCCGGTCTTCGCCCCGTTCGATCCGCTGGGCGGGACCGGGGCGCTAGAGAGCCGGGACGTGCGGCGGTACTTCGTCGTGGAACCGAAGCCGGAGGTCGCCGTGCCCGCCGTTCTCACCGACCCGCAAAAGCGCCCGCCGGCCCTGCTGACCCACAGCGTGGGCGCCGGCCGTGTCGCGCTGTTCACCACGGCGTTGATCGTCGACGACGGGGACTGGAGCGACCTGCCGGACGCCGGCTGGAGCTACCTGGCCTTCGTGAAGTTCCTCACCCGGCACCTCAGCGGCCGGAGCGAACAGCAGTTCAACTTCCGCGCCGCCGATACGTTGGTCGTCCCGGTCACCGGCACGGACGCGGCGGAGGGCGGGGCCGACGTGCCGGCGGTGCTGCGGCGGCCGGACCTGTCCCAGCGGCGGTTGTCCATCCCCGCGGACGCCGACCAGGTCGCCGTCACCGGCGCCGACGCCCCCGGGCGGTACTCCATCGCCCGCCCGCAGGCCCCCGACGGCCCCACCGCCCAAGGCCGCAACGCCGCCGGCCCCGCCCTGCTGGGCGCCTTCAGCGTGAACCTGCCGGAGGAGGAGAGCGACCTGACCGCGATCACCACGGACGAACTCGACGCCCGCCTCGGCGAGGGCCGCTACACGCTCAGCCGCACCGCGGAGGAGCTGGACCTCACCACCGTCCGCGGCCGGCTGGGCGAGGAGATGTTCCCCTATTTGCTCGCCCTGTTGATGGCCGTGTTCGCCGGGGAGCTGATCGTGGGTAATCGCTTCTACGAAAGTGAACAATCCGCCCCCGCGCCCGCTCCCGCGGTCGCGTCCACGGGGGGCTGA
- a CDS encoding FAD:protein FMN transferase produces MGSFILTAVVAAGLIEEPAGEATAPTWSRVRVEQVQMGSPFVFTCYARSEGAAKNACRDAGRSVKELTAALSDYHDASELNRLCDNYVAGTPVPASSDLRRALSRAREVSAASGGAFDVTVGPLVKRWRRVRRTGELPPPEELAALRERVDWQAVTVDNAAGTVTIHKPGVRLDLGGIAKGYAADEAGRVLREQGITRFLIDAGGDLLAGDPPPGEAGWAIGLPDPRDADAPPTEFLTLAHAAVATSGDAFKHTEIDGVRYSHLVDPRTGLGLTDRSTVTVIGPNGMTADAYASAVSVLGPEAGVALLNRTPNVEGRATNEAGTTDSHAFPLSLGDPGRRR; encoded by the coding sequence ATGGGCAGTTTCATTCTGACGGCGGTCGTGGCGGCAGGGCTGATCGAGGAACCGGCGGGCGAGGCCACGGCCCCGACCTGGAGCCGGGTGCGTGTGGAGCAGGTCCAGATGGGCTCGCCGTTTGTGTTCACATGCTACGCACGGTCCGAAGGGGCCGCAAAGAACGCCTGCCGCGACGCCGGCCGCAGCGTCAAGGAACTGACCGCCGCCCTGTCCGACTATCATGACGCGAGCGAACTGAACCGATTGTGCGACAATTACGTCGCAGGTACGCCGGTTCCAGCCTCATCTGACCTGCGGCGGGCGCTCTCGCGGGCGCGGGAGGTCTCCGCGGCGTCCGGCGGGGCGTTCGACGTGACGGTCGGTCCGCTGGTGAAGCGGTGGCGCCGGGTCCGCCGCACCGGCGAACTGCCCCCGCCGGAGGAACTGGCGGCCCTGCGGGAGCGGGTCGACTGGCAGGCGGTGACGGTCGACAACGCAGCCGGCACGGTCACGATCCACAAGCCCGGCGTGCGGCTGGACCTCGGCGGGATCGCTAAGGGCTACGCCGCCGACGAGGCCGGCCGCGTGCTGCGGGAACAGGGGATCACGCGGTTCCTGATCGACGCCGGCGGCGATCTGCTCGCCGGCGATCCGCCCCCCGGCGAAGCGGGTTGGGCGATCGGCCTGCCGGACCCGCGGGACGCCGACGCCCCGCCGACGGAGTTCCTCACGCTCGCCCACGCTGCCGTCGCCACCAGCGGCGACGCCTTCAAGCACACGGAAATCGACGGCGTCCGCTATTCGCACCTCGTCGACCCCCGCACCGGCTTGGGCCTGACCGACCGCTCCACCGTGACCGTGATCGGCCCGAACGGCATGACGGCGGACGCGTACGCCTCCGCCGTCAGCGTGCTGGGGCCAGAAGCCGGCGTCGCTCTGCTGAACCGCACGCCCAACGTGGAGGGGCGTGCGACGAACGAGGCGGGGACGACGGACTCTCACGCGTTCCCCCTGTCACTGGGAGACCCCGGCCGTCGCCGATAG
- a CDS encoding formylglycine-generating enzyme family protein — protein MRPLAFGLLAASYALSQGAVAVAQEETGDGAPPVVADMPKTAEPGEYAQTAAEMKAYTEEIGGTDLTFKMVPIPGGEFTIGSPEDEEGRGEGEGPQRRVSVSPFWMADKEVTWDEYEVFLLKRDEQRRKLAGIKPSQYDLKADAVTRPTKAYTDMTFDMGHDGFPAICMTHLSAKMYCKWLSEKTGHFYRLPTEAEWEFAARAGSQTAYHFGDDAEKLDEYAWSDDNAEWTYHPVGMKKPNAFGLYDMHGNVNEWTLDQYDPNFYATFPADKVTKDPYNIPKTIYPRTVRGGSWDQYPEELRSAARMPSTNDWKSDDPQIPQSIWWMTNSTHVGFRVMRPLHEPTEEEKLAQQLIPRPEDVPEWGLREGFIDD, from the coding sequence ATGCGTCCGCTCGCTTTTGGATTGCTCGCTGCATCGTACGCCCTCAGTCAGGGCGCCGTCGCGGTGGCTCAGGAGGAAACGGGGGACGGCGCCCCCCCGGTCGTCGCGGACATGCCCAAGACCGCGGAGCCGGGCGAGTACGCCCAGACCGCGGCGGAGATGAAGGCTTACACCGAGGAGATCGGCGGCACCGACCTCACCTTTAAGATGGTCCCGATCCCCGGCGGCGAGTTCACCATCGGCTCGCCGGAGGACGAGGAGGGCCGCGGCGAGGGCGAGGGGCCGCAGCGGCGGGTCTCCGTCAGTCCGTTCTGGATGGCGGATAAAGAGGTGACCTGGGACGAGTACGAGGTCTTCCTGCTCAAGCGGGACGAACAGCGCCGCAAGCTCGCCGGGATCAAGCCCAGCCAGTACGACCTGAAGGCCGACGCCGTCACCCGCCCAACCAAGGCCTACACGGACATGACCTTCGACATGGGCCACGACGGCTTCCCGGCGATCTGCATGACGCACCTGTCGGCGAAGATGTACTGCAAGTGGCTCTCCGAAAAGACCGGCCACTTCTACCGCCTGCCGACCGAAGCCGAGTGGGAGTTCGCCGCCCGGGCCGGCAGCCAGACCGCCTACCACTTCGGCGACGACGCCGAAAAGCTCGACGAGTACGCGTGGAGCGACGACAACGCGGAGTGGACCTACCACCCGGTCGGCATGAAGAAGCCGAACGCCTTCGGCCTGTACGACATGCACGGCAACGTCAACGAATGGACGCTGGACCAGTACGACCCGAACTTCTACGCCACCTTCCCCGCCGACAAGGTGACGAAGGATCCGTACAACATTCCCAAGACGATCTACCCCCGCACCGTCCGCGGGGGTTCCTGGGATCAGTACCCGGAGGAACTGCGGTCGGCCGCCCGGATGCCCAGCACCAACGACTGGAAGAGCGACGACCCGCAGATTCCGCAGTCGATCTGGTGGATGACGAACTCCACGCACGTCGGCTTCCGCGTCATGCGGCCGCTGCACGAACCGACCGAGGAGGAAAAGCTCGCCCAGCAACTGATCCCGCGGCCCGAGGACGTGCCGGAATGGGGTCTGCGTGAAGGCTTTATCGACGACTAA